A single region of the Rathayibacter rathayi genome encodes:
- a CDS encoding Asp23/Gls24 family envelope stress response protein produces the protein MSDTTRTPSTPRVDKTPVDKTAVDTVTSLGGSQTSGTAQGTTVIDDSVVAKVAGIAARQVSGVFALGNNAARAFGAIRQVVGGADHAQGVSVEVGETQVAADITIVVEYPVPMQKVADSVRSAVSEAITELVGMAVAEINVAIIDVHIPGEDKDDESAESRVR, from the coding sequence ATGAGCGACACCACGCGCACCCCCTCCACCCCCCGCGTCGACAAGACCCCCGTGGACAAGACCGCGGTCGACACAGTCACGAGCCTCGGCGGCTCGCAAACTTCAGGAACTGCCCAGGGCACCACGGTCATCGACGACAGCGTTGTGGCCAAGGTCGCCGGCATCGCCGCCCGCCAAGTTTCCGGCGTCTTCGCCCTCGGTAACAACGCCGCCCGTGCCTTCGGCGCGATCCGCCAGGTCGTCGGCGGTGCCGACCACGCCCAGGGCGTCAGCGTCGAGGTCGGCGAGACCCAGGTCGCGGCCGATATCACGATCGTCGTCGAGTACCCGGTCCCGATGCAGAAGGTGGCCGACTCCGTCCGCTCCGCCGTCTCCGAGGCGATCACGGAGTTGGTCGGCATGGCCGTCGCCGAGATCAACGTCGCGATCATTGACGTGCACATCCCGGGCGAGGACAAGGACGACGAGTCCGCCGAGAGCCGCGTCCGATGA
- a CDS encoding RNA polymerase sigma factor, which translates to MPGLEAASDALLAERSAEGDVRAFEVLVKRHQSILRAYAWRLTGSQADASDVVQNALITVWAQLPQLKERASVRSWMMRIVSRSSVDLLRQRRPTDDVDAVEHPASREPGPVEAAEHSDAMRALAHALSELPESQRQCWLLREVGGESYNEIADHLGLTVTAVRGKLARARESLVVAMEDWR; encoded by the coding sequence GTGCCCGGATTGGAAGCGGCGAGCGATGCGCTGCTCGCCGAGCGTTCCGCCGAGGGCGACGTCCGCGCGTTTGAGGTACTCGTGAAGCGGCACCAGTCGATCCTGCGTGCCTACGCCTGGCGGCTCACCGGCTCGCAGGCCGATGCGTCCGATGTCGTGCAGAACGCGCTGATCACGGTGTGGGCGCAGCTTCCGCAGCTCAAGGAGCGGGCGAGCGTGCGCAGCTGGATGATGCGCATCGTCAGCCGCTCCAGCGTCGACCTGCTGCGCCAGCGCCGACCCACCGACGACGTCGACGCCGTGGAGCACCCGGCGTCCCGAGAGCCCGGCCCGGTCGAGGCCGCCGAGCACAGCGACGCGATGCGGGCTCTCGCGCACGCCCTGTCCGAGCTGCCGGAGTCTCAGCGGCAGTGCTGGCTGCTGCGCGAGGTCGGCGGGGAGTCGTACAACGAGATCGCCGATCACCTCGGCCTCACGGTGACGGCCGTGCGGGGCAAGCTCGCCCGCGCGCGCGAGTCGCTGGTCGTGGCGATGGAGGACTGGCGATGA
- a CDS encoding Asp23/Gls24 family envelope stress response protein — translation MNADQGPGDGQERAVEHDVVLPAAPEQEQAEQEQPEQEQPAPEQDGIGIDELSDYLDRGRSPYDPAIEESPEHRRTLSALQRVRALSSALIDDDAARLPAPEESWFGSILTQVRREARAGRDIPLASVQPDVLLTITEGAVRGLVREAGDSVAGVLVGRCRLLGDVAEPGAEVVVELTISVFWGVPIAEAAQQVRERVHSRLLTQTELRVVRIDVRVEDVYLPGAEES, via the coding sequence ATGAACGCGGACCAGGGTCCCGGCGACGGGCAGGAGCGCGCGGTGGAGCACGACGTCGTGCTGCCGGCCGCGCCCGAGCAGGAGCAGGCCGAGCAGGAGCAGCCCGAGCAGGAGCAGCCCGCCCCCGAGCAGGACGGCATCGGCATCGACGAACTCAGCGACTACCTCGACCGCGGGCGCTCGCCGTACGACCCCGCCATCGAGGAGTCGCCCGAGCATCGCCGCACGCTGAGCGCCCTCCAGCGGGTGCGCGCCCTGTCCAGTGCGCTCATCGACGACGACGCCGCACGCCTGCCGGCTCCGGAGGAGAGCTGGTTCGGCTCGATCCTGACCCAGGTGCGCCGCGAAGCGCGGGCCGGCCGCGACATCCCGTTGGCGAGCGTCCAGCCCGACGTCTTGCTCACCATCACCGAGGGCGCGGTCCGCGGACTGGTGCGCGAGGCGGGCGACAGCGTCGCCGGTGTGCTGGTCGGCCGCTGTCGCCTGCTGGGCGATGTCGCCGAGCCGGGTGCGGAGGTCGTGGTCGAGCTGACGATCTCGGTTTTCTGGGGCGTTCCGATCGCGGAGGCCGCCCAGCAGGTGCGCGAGCGCGTGCACTCGCGGCTGCTGACCCAGACGGAGCTGCGGGTGGTCAGGATCGACGTCCGCGTGGAGGACGTCTACCTCCCCGGGGCGGAGGAGTCGTGA
- a CDS encoding ribokinase: MPLLVLGSANLDHVHRVARIPAPGETVLALHTRTFPGGKGLNQAVAAARTEPGTVFVTSLGRDSAGDELAAVLDAEPLELRARRGDVRTGTAQITVDERGENAIVVDSGANAALVGLTAEEAALVAAADAVLLQLEIPIATVTEAVRVARAAGTVSILNAAPIGPLPEELLAALDVLIVNEHEAREFAADRGLGADDDALAAALTTLVPLVLVTLGSDGVVVAVRGRTPVRTPAFPVEAVDTTGAGDTFCGAFAARLAATGADDPEQLIALSRWASAAAALSVTRHGAAVSAPTAAETVAFLAERA; this comes from the coding sequence ATGCCCCTCCTCGTCCTCGGTAGCGCCAACCTCGACCACGTCCACCGGGTCGCTCGGATTCCTGCTCCGGGAGAGACGGTGCTCGCCCTCCATACGCGCACTTTTCCCGGCGGCAAGGGGCTGAACCAGGCCGTCGCGGCGGCCCGCACCGAGCCGGGCACCGTCTTCGTCACGAGCCTCGGTCGCGACTCCGCTGGCGACGAACTCGCCGCGGTCCTCGACGCCGAGCCCCTGGAGTTGCGCGCTCGCCGGGGAGATGTCCGCACCGGCACCGCTCAGATCACCGTCGACGAGCGCGGGGAGAATGCGATCGTCGTCGACTCGGGCGCGAACGCTGCTCTGGTCGGGCTGACAGCCGAGGAGGCAGCGCTCGTCGCGGCGGCCGACGCCGTGCTCCTCCAGCTCGAGATCCCGATCGCGACGGTGACGGAGGCGGTGCGCGTCGCGCGCGCCGCCGGCACGGTGTCGATCCTGAACGCCGCCCCGATCGGCCCGTTGCCCGAGGAACTGCTGGCGGCGCTGGACGTACTGATCGTCAACGAGCACGAGGCGCGCGAGTTCGCCGCCGACCGGGGCCTGGGCGCCGACGATGACGCACTCGCCGCGGCCCTCACCACGCTGGTGCCGCTCGTGCTGGTCACACTCGGCTCCGACGGCGTCGTCGTGGCGGTCCGCGGCCGCACGCCGGTGCGCACCCCGGCCTTCCCGGTGGAGGCGGTGGACACCACCGGCGCCGGCGACACCTTCTGCGGCGCCTTCGCGGCTCGCCTCGCAGCGACCGGAGCCGACGACCCGGAGCAGCTGATCGCCCTCAGCCGCTGGGCGAGCGCGGCCGCTGCTCTCTCGGTCACCCGGCACGGGGCCGCGGTCTCCGCGCCGACCGCGGCCGAAACGGTGGCGTTTCTCGCCGAACGCGCCTGA
- a CDS encoding aldo/keto reductase: protein MDTRILGRTGAPVSVVGLGTWQLGADWGDVAETDALAVLDAAVESGVTLFDTADVYGDGRSERTIGAYRAAHPDAQVFVATKMGRRAEQIPANYVLENFRAWTDRSRANLGVDTLDLVQLHCPPAAVYSDDAVYDALDTLVAEGAISAYGVSVERTEEALTAIARPNVASVQIILNAFRLKPLDEVLPAAREAGVGILARVPLASGLLSGRYTTETVFAPEDHRSYNRDGSAFDVGETFSGVDFASGVAAAQEFSRLADDHGLAPAAAALAWIIQQNGVTSVIPGARSPEQARANAAAASAAPLGPAIMEAVNALYDTHFRPTVHPRW, encoded by the coding sequence ATGGACACTCGAATCCTCGGACGCACCGGCGCCCCTGTCTCCGTCGTCGGCCTCGGAACCTGGCAGCTCGGTGCCGACTGGGGGGACGTTGCCGAGACCGACGCCCTCGCCGTGCTCGACGCCGCCGTCGAGTCGGGGGTGACTCTCTTCGACACCGCGGACGTCTACGGTGACGGCCGCAGCGAGCGCACTATCGGCGCCTACCGCGCGGCGCATCCCGATGCGCAGGTGTTCGTCGCGACGAAAATGGGCCGCCGCGCCGAGCAGATCCCCGCGAACTACGTGCTCGAGAACTTCCGCGCCTGGACCGACCGTTCGCGCGCGAACCTCGGCGTCGACACCCTCGATCTGGTGCAGCTGCACTGCCCGCCCGCTGCGGTCTACTCCGATGACGCCGTCTACGACGCTCTGGACACCCTCGTGGCCGAGGGGGCGATCTCGGCCTACGGAGTCTCGGTCGAGCGCACGGAGGAGGCGCTCACCGCGATCGCCCGGCCGAACGTTGCGAGCGTCCAGATCATCCTGAATGCCTTCCGCCTGAAGCCGCTCGACGAGGTGCTGCCCGCCGCCCGCGAGGCCGGCGTCGGCATCCTCGCGCGCGTCCCGCTCGCCTCGGGCCTGCTCAGCGGCCGGTACACGACCGAGACCGTGTTCGCTCCGGAGGACCACCGCAGCTACAACCGCGACGGCTCCGCCTTCGACGTCGGCGAGACCTTCTCCGGCGTCGACTTCGCGAGCGGCGTGGCGGCGGCGCAGGAATTCTCGCGCCTTGCCGACGACCACGGCCTCGCCCCTGCGGCGGCCGCTCTGGCATGGATCATCCAGCAGAACGGCGTCACCTCGGTGATCCCCGGGGCCCGCTCGCCCGAGCAGGCGCGCGCCAACGCGGCCGCCGCCTCCGCTGCGCCCCTCGGCCCCGCCATCATGGAGGCCGTCAACGCCCTCTACGACACCCACTTCCGCCCCACCGTCCACCCGCGCTGGTAA
- a CDS encoding endonuclease domain-containing protein, translating to MRDGVFRVAEGSAAGMSRAAMRRIDAPVYGVRSIAPATALVDRCAALLLRLGEHAFVCGPTAALLWGAPLDLRWEKRTTIDVAVKAPARAPHAAGLAGRSLRLGAGDVLAGRRGRLTSPARTWCDLGALLPLADLVAVGDFLLHAELVDAPGLAAAVDHYPGRRGLRALRQAVPLLDGRAESRPESLVRVALVLDGIAGVEANVVLRDERGAFLARVDLCIAWARVVIEYHGDYHRVEKGRWRRDRARMGRLRAAGWHVIELTADDLSDLPAVLAQVREALPH from the coding sequence GTGAGGGACGGCGTGTTCAGGGTGGCGGAGGGGTCGGCGGCGGGGATGTCGCGGGCGGCGATGCGCAGGATCGACGCCCCGGTGTACGGAGTGCGGTCGATCGCGCCGGCCACGGCGCTAGTCGACCGGTGCGCAGCGCTCCTACTCCGGCTGGGCGAGCACGCCTTCGTCTGCGGGCCCACTGCGGCGCTGCTCTGGGGAGCGCCCCTCGACCTCCGCTGGGAGAAGCGGACCACGATCGACGTCGCCGTCAAGGCACCGGCGCGAGCCCCGCACGCCGCCGGGCTCGCTGGACGCTCCCTCCGCCTCGGTGCCGGGGACGTCCTTGCCGGCCGCCGTGGCCGGCTGACCAGCCCCGCGCGGACCTGGTGCGACCTCGGCGCGCTCCTCCCGCTCGCCGATCTCGTTGCTGTGGGGGACTTCCTCCTGCACGCCGAGCTGGTCGATGCTCCGGGACTCGCGGCCGCCGTCGACCACTACCCGGGTCGGCGGGGCCTGCGCGCTCTGCGGCAGGCGGTGCCCCTTCTCGACGGGCGGGCGGAGTCGCGTCCCGAGTCACTGGTCAGGGTCGCCCTCGTCCTCGACGGGATCGCCGGCGTCGAGGCGAACGTCGTGCTCCGGGACGAGCGGGGTGCATTCCTCGCCCGCGTCGACCTCTGTATCGCCTGGGCCCGCGTCGTGATCGAGTACCACGGCGACTACCACCGCGTCGAGAAGGGTCGCTGGCGCCGGGACCGCGCACGGATGGGACGCCTCCGCGCCGCGGGTTGGCACGTCATCGAACTCACCGCCGACGACCTCAGCGACCTCCCCGCTGTCCTCGCCCAAGTCCGCGAGGCACTTCCACACTGA
- the pgm gene encoding phosphoglucomutase (alpha-D-glucose-1,6-bisphosphate-dependent), producing the protein MTAQAGKPAQASDLIDVEALVRAYYEKKPDVSDPAQKVVFGTSGHRGSAFDTAFNEDHIAAVTQAIVEYRTEQGITGPLFIGADTHGLSRPALTTALEVLVGNEVRVLVDEFDDFVPTPALSHAILRYNNDPAHTDRADGIVVTPSHNPPRDGGFKYNPPHGGPADSDATTWIANRANDLIADGNRGVRSAEPSAVETYDYRTHYVADLATIIDIDAIKKAGVRIGADPLGGASVHYWQLIAEMYELDLTVVNGEVDPAWGFMTLDWDGKIRMDPSSPSAMASVVARAGDFDILTGNDADADRHGIVTPDGGLMNPNHYLAVAIDYLYRHRAGWSEDAAIGKTLVSSSIIDRVAESLGRRLWEVPVGFKWFVPGLVDGSVGFGGEESAGASFLRFDGTVWTTDKDGILLALLASEIVAVTGKSPSALYRELTERFGDPVYERVDAVATKAQKAALGKLDGDAIAATTLAGSAITAKLSKAPGNGAAVGGVKVITEDAWFAARPSGTEDVYKIYAESFRGLDHLHEVQAEARTIVDAALNS; encoded by the coding sequence ATGACCGCTCAAGCAGGGAAGCCGGCGCAGGCCTCCGATCTCATCGACGTCGAGGCCCTCGTCAGGGCGTACTACGAGAAGAAGCCGGATGTCTCCGACCCGGCGCAGAAGGTGGTCTTCGGCACCTCGGGCCACCGCGGCTCCGCGTTCGACACGGCCTTCAACGAGGACCACATCGCCGCCGTCACGCAGGCGATCGTCGAGTATCGGACCGAGCAGGGCATCACCGGTCCGCTCTTCATCGGCGCCGACACCCACGGGCTGTCCCGTCCGGCGCTGACCACCGCGCTCGAGGTCCTGGTGGGCAACGAGGTGCGCGTGCTGGTGGACGAGTTCGACGACTTCGTGCCGACCCCGGCGCTCAGCCACGCGATCCTCCGCTACAACAACGATCCCGCCCACACCGACCGGGCCGACGGCATCGTGGTGACCCCCTCGCACAACCCGCCCCGCGACGGCGGCTTCAAGTACAACCCGCCGCACGGCGGACCGGCCGACTCCGACGCGACGACCTGGATCGCGAACCGGGCCAACGACCTCATCGCCGACGGTAACCGTGGTGTGCGCTCGGCTGAGCCCTCCGCGGTCGAGACCTACGACTACCGCACCCACTACGTCGCGGACCTGGCGACCATCATCGACATCGACGCGATCAAGAAGGCCGGCGTGCGGATCGGGGCCGACCCGCTCGGCGGCGCCTCGGTGCACTACTGGCAGCTGATCGCCGAGATGTACGAGCTCGACCTGACCGTGGTCAACGGCGAGGTCGACCCGGCGTGGGGCTTCATGACCCTCGACTGGGACGGCAAGATCCGGATGGACCCGTCCTCCCCCAGCGCGATGGCCTCGGTCGTCGCGCGCGCCGGCGACTTCGACATCCTCACCGGCAACGATGCGGACGCCGACCGCCACGGCATCGTCACGCCCGACGGCGGGCTGATGAACCCCAACCACTACCTGGCCGTCGCGATCGACTACCTCTACCGCCACCGCGCCGGCTGGAGCGAGGATGCGGCGATCGGCAAGACGCTGGTGTCCTCCTCGATCATTGACCGGGTGGCCGAATCGCTGGGTCGGCGCCTCTGGGAGGTCCCGGTGGGCTTCAAATGGTTCGTGCCCGGGCTGGTCGACGGCTCGGTCGGCTTCGGCGGCGAGGAGTCGGCGGGCGCCTCGTTCCTCCGCTTCGACGGCACCGTCTGGACCACGGACAAGGACGGCATCCTGTTGGCGCTGCTCGCCTCCGAGATCGTCGCGGTCACCGGGAAGAGCCCGTCGGCGCTGTACCGCGAGCTGACCGAGCGCTTCGGCGATCCGGTTTACGAGCGCGTGGACGCGGTGGCGACGAAGGCGCAGAAGGCGGCGCTCGGCAAGCTGGACGGCGACGCGATCGCGGCGACCACGCTCGCCGGGTCCGCGATCACGGCGAAGCTCTCGAAGGCGCCGGGCAACGGCGCGGCCGTCGGAGGGGTCAAGGTCATCACCGAGGACGCCTGGTTCGCCGCGCGCCCCTCCGGCACCGAGGACGTCTACAAGATCTACGCCGAGAGCTTCCGCGGCCTCGATCACCTGCACGAGGTCCAGGCCGAGGCCCGCACGATCGTCGACGCCGCGCTGAACTCCTAG
- the pheA gene encoding prephenate dehydratase — protein MPDNVPEPRAYSYLGPSGTFTEAALAQVPEARGQLWRSVANVGEALSDLVTGRSDGAVIAIENSVEGGVTAAQDALARIPGLRIVGEYLVPVSFILVGRPGTRLEEVSTVAAHPVAYGQCRVWLDREIPSHEHLPSSSNVQATVDLLSGSPAQAAIAPPGIVAHHDVAVLAERIGDNPNAVTRFVHVSRSHGLPEPTGADKTSVIAELPADQPGALLDMLEQFATRGVNLSMIQSRPIGDALGRYRFVIDLDGHVQDERVADALMGLRRFSPKVIFLGSYPRADRRPVASVRRYDDEVFVEAREWLHGILAHEPETTMTGDDDDGSRR, from the coding sequence ATGCCCGACAACGTCCCTGAGCCCCGTGCCTACAGCTATCTCGGGCCCAGCGGCACGTTCACGGAGGCGGCCCTCGCGCAGGTCCCGGAGGCGCGCGGGCAGCTGTGGCGCAGCGTCGCGAACGTGGGCGAGGCGCTGAGTGATCTGGTCACCGGCCGCAGCGACGGCGCGGTCATCGCGATCGAGAATTCGGTCGAGGGCGGAGTGACGGCCGCGCAAGACGCGCTGGCGCGGATCCCGGGGCTGCGCATCGTCGGCGAATACCTGGTGCCGGTGTCCTTCATCCTGGTCGGCCGTCCGGGAACGCGGCTCGAGGAGGTGAGCACGGTCGCCGCGCATCCGGTCGCCTACGGCCAGTGCCGGGTGTGGCTGGACCGCGAGATCCCCAGCCACGAGCATCTGCCCTCCTCGAGCAACGTGCAGGCCACCGTCGATCTGTTGAGTGGTTCTCCCGCGCAGGCGGCCATCGCGCCTCCAGGGATCGTGGCCCACCACGACGTCGCGGTACTCGCCGAGCGGATCGGCGACAACCCCAACGCCGTGACCCGCTTCGTGCACGTCTCGCGCTCTCACGGGCTACCCGAGCCCACCGGTGCCGATAAGACGAGCGTGATCGCCGAGCTGCCGGCCGATCAGCCGGGTGCGCTCCTGGACATGCTCGAGCAGTTCGCGACCCGCGGGGTGAACCTGAGCATGATCCAGTCGCGGCCGATCGGCGATGCGCTGGGCCGGTACCGGTTCGTGATCGACCTCGACGGCCATGTGCAGGACGAGCGGGTCGCCGATGCGCTGATGGGCCTGCGGCGATTCAGCCCGAAGGTGATCTTCCTCGGTTCGTACCCGCGCGCTGACCGCCGCCCGGTCGCCTCCGTGCGACGCTACGACGACGAGGTGTTCGTCGAGGCCCGCGAGTGGCTGCACGGGATCCTCGCCCACGAGCCGGAGACGACGATGACCGGAGACGACGATGACGGGTCGCGACGATGA
- a CDS encoding enoyl-CoA hydratase/isomerase family protein: MHATSLLDAAPGVVLERDGSVARITLNRPDALNAIDLGTARLLLRTVADLDAECSVIVIAAAGRAFCTGGDISAIMGSEHPDHYLRDLATTTAQVIHLLEDSRAVVVCAIDGMVAGAGIAFALAADIVIATPAALFLSAYGDVGFVPDVGVTAALPRVVGRRRALDFVLSGRPVRAIEALEWQLVTEVVPRADLTGRVDARVRALAAKPAHVAAAARRLLRADPLDRADRVVEETDILVEFLAVPATRTLLDAEHERQTRRAARATASV, translated from the coding sequence ATGCACGCCACCTCCCTGCTCGACGCGGCCCCCGGCGTCGTCCTCGAGCGCGACGGCTCCGTCGCCCGAATCACGCTCAACCGCCCCGACGCGCTGAATGCGATCGACCTTGGCACCGCGCGCCTGCTGCTGCGGACCGTGGCCGACCTCGACGCCGAGTGCTCCGTCATCGTGATCGCGGCGGCCGGCCGCGCGTTCTGCACCGGCGGCGATATCTCGGCGATCATGGGCTCCGAGCACCCCGATCACTACCTCCGCGACCTCGCGACCACCACCGCCCAGGTGATCCACCTGCTCGAGGACAGCCGTGCCGTCGTCGTCTGCGCCATCGACGGCATGGTCGCGGGCGCCGGCATCGCCTTCGCCCTCGCGGCCGACATCGTGATCGCGACCCCCGCGGCCCTCTTCCTCAGCGCGTACGGAGACGTCGGGTTCGTTCCCGACGTCGGAGTCACCGCGGCGCTCCCCCGGGTCGTGGGCCGCCGCCGCGCGCTCGACTTCGTGCTCTCGGGTCGCCCGGTCCGCGCCATCGAGGCTCTGGAGTGGCAGCTGGTCACCGAGGTCGTGCCGCGCGCCGACCTGACCGGCCGGGTCGACGCGCGGGTGCGCGCGCTGGCCGCGAAGCCGGCGCACGTCGCGGCAGCGGCCCGCCGTCTCCTCCGCGCGGACCCGCTCGATCGCGCCGATCGCGTCGTCGAGGAGACGGACATCCTGGTGGAGTTCCTGGCCGTGCCTGCGACGCGCACGCTTCTGGACGCCGAACACGAGCGCCAGACTCGCCGGGCCGCCCGCGCGACCGCGTCGGTCTGA
- the serS gene encoding serine--tRNA ligase, producing the protein MIDPVLLRENPDILKRSQEARGDSVDLVDDALEADRVRRAAITEAERLRAEQNAFGRTVAQAPKDEKAALVAEAQRLAAAAKQAQQEASDADDAFTVLVKRIANPIIDGVPAGGEESFELVRTVGERPIFDFTPRDHLELGELLDGIDMQRGAKVSGARFYFLKGLVARLEIALMNLGLEKALAAGFTPLITPTLVRPEIMDGTGFLGEHDDEVYRLRDDDLYLTGTSEVALAGYHAGEILDLSGGAKRYAGWSTCYRREAGSGGRDTRGIIRVHQFSKLEMFVYILPGEAEAEHARLLSYQEDILQSLGLHYRVIDTAAGDLGQSAARKFDVEAWVPTQETYRELTSTSNCTTFQARRLDTRYRTESGKTAPVATLNGTLATTRWIVALLETHQQADGSVLVPAALRPHLGGLEVLEPVS; encoded by the coding sequence GTGATTGATCCCGTACTTCTGCGCGAGAACCCGGACATCCTCAAGCGCTCGCAGGAGGCGCGCGGCGACTCCGTCGACCTGGTCGACGACGCGCTCGAGGCCGACCGCGTCCGCCGTGCGGCGATCACCGAGGCGGAGCGGCTGCGCGCCGAGCAGAACGCCTTCGGCAGGACCGTCGCGCAGGCGCCGAAGGACGAGAAGGCGGCCCTCGTCGCCGAAGCGCAGCGCCTCGCCGCCGCCGCCAAGCAGGCGCAGCAGGAGGCCTCCGACGCCGACGACGCCTTCACCGTGCTGGTGAAGCGGATCGCCAACCCCATCATCGACGGCGTCCCCGCGGGCGGCGAGGAGTCGTTCGAGCTCGTGAGGACCGTCGGCGAGCGCCCAATCTTCGACTTCACCCCGCGCGATCACCTCGAACTCGGCGAGCTGTTGGACGGCATCGACATGCAGCGCGGGGCCAAGGTCAGCGGCGCGCGCTTCTACTTCCTCAAGGGCCTCGTCGCCCGCCTCGAGATCGCCCTGATGAACCTCGGGCTCGAGAAGGCGCTCGCCGCCGGCTTCACGCCGCTGATCACGCCCACCCTGGTGCGCCCCGAGATCATGGACGGCACCGGCTTCCTCGGCGAGCACGACGACGAGGTGTACCGTCTCCGGGACGACGACCTGTACCTCACCGGCACCAGCGAGGTCGCCCTCGCTGGATACCACGCGGGGGAGATTCTCGATCTCTCCGGCGGCGCGAAGCGTTACGCGGGCTGGAGCACCTGCTACCGCCGCGAGGCCGGCTCGGGCGGACGCGACACCCGCGGCATCATCCGCGTGCACCAGTTCAGCAAGCTCGAGATGTTCGTCTACATCCTCCCCGGGGAGGCGGAGGCGGAGCACGCACGCCTGCTCTCGTACCAGGAGGACATCCTGCAGAGCCTCGGGCTGCACTACCGCGTGATCGACACGGCGGCCGGCGATCTCGGCCAGAGCGCCGCGCGCAAGTTCGACGTCGAGGCCTGGGTACCCACGCAGGAGACCTACCGCGAGCTGACCTCGACCTCGAACTGCACCACCTTCCAGGCCCGCCGCCTCGACACCCGCTACCGCACCGAATCGGGTAAGACAGCTCCGGTCGCGACGCTCAACGGCACCCTCGCGACCACCCGCTGGATCGTCGCGCTCCTCGAGACCCATCAGCAGGCCGACGGCTCGGTGCTCGTCCCCGCGGCGCTGCGGCCCCACCTCGGTGGCCTCGAGGTGCTCGAGCCCGTCTCGTGA
- a CDS encoding HAD family hydrolase produces the protein MSTRSSDRRLVALDIDGTVMHEDGTITRAVVDAISRVVAQGDEVMLATGRSPVATLPVVERLGISPEFVICCNGAVTLRRDAAGTYVPETVETFDPTDVLETIRRALPGAQYAIEDADGAFFSTEAFPGGAVMGAETVRVPFEDLLGRLCTRVVVISPETGIDAFTTLVEEMGLHQVSYAIGWTAWLDLTPHGVNKSTALEIVREELGIQRSDVVALGDGRNDIEMLTWAAAEGSGLAMGQAPDEVRAVASAVIPSVHQDGVAVALSTLL, from the coding sequence GTGAGCACGCGCTCCTCCGACCGCCGCCTCGTCGCCCTCGATATCGACGGCACCGTCATGCACGAGGACGGCACCATCACCCGCGCGGTGGTGGACGCGATCAGCCGCGTGGTCGCGCAGGGCGATGAGGTCATGCTCGCCACCGGGCGCTCGCCCGTTGCGACCCTGCCCGTCGTCGAGCGGCTGGGCATCTCACCCGAGTTCGTGATCTGCTGCAACGGAGCAGTGACCCTCCGCCGCGACGCCGCCGGTACCTACGTCCCCGAGACCGTCGAGACCTTCGACCCGACCGACGTTCTCGAGACGATCCGCCGCGCCCTCCCCGGCGCGCAGTACGCCATCGAGGACGCGGACGGCGCCTTCTTCTCCACGGAGGCTTTCCCCGGCGGCGCCGTGATGGGCGCCGAGACGGTCCGCGTCCCCTTCGAGGATCTGCTCGGCCGGCTGTGCACCCGTGTCGTCGTCATCTCGCCCGAGACGGGCATCGACGCCTTCACCACCCTGGTCGAGGAGATGGGTCTGCACCAGGTCAGCTATGCGATCGGCTGGACCGCCTGGCTCGACCTCACCCCCCACGGCGTCAACAAGTCCACCGCGCTCGAGATCGTTCGCGAGGAGCTGGGCATCCAGCGGAGTGACGTGGTCGCGCTGGGCGACGGCCGCAACGACATCGAAATGCTCACCTGGGCCGCCGCCGAGGGCTCGGGCCTGGCGATGGGGCAGGCGCCCGACGAGGTGCGCGCCGTGGCGTCCGCCGTGATCCCGTCGGTGCACCAGGACGGTGTGGCGGTGGCGCTCTCGACGTTGCTCTGA